A stretch of Leisingera sp. S132 DNA encodes these proteins:
- the serB gene encoding phosphoserine phosphatase SerB produces MYTATLLCNPANPVLEPALIEALRNAWGGDEAVWLALGVAAEFPLKQMPDNRWDVWADLQGMGVDLVIQPSAGRRKKMLLADMDSTMIQQECIDELAEEAGVGARVKDITARAMNGELDFEGALTERVGLLKGLPETVIAKVLDERITLMPGGKQLLATMKADGAYAALVSGGFTAFTARVAAELGFDENRANTLLTEDGKLTGEAGRPILGREAKVEALEQISARLGIAEADVIAVGDGANDLGMLQRAGAGVALHAKPSVAAECEIRINHGDLTALLYIQGYAQDEFKG; encoded by the coding sequence ATGTACACCGCCACCCTTCTTTGCAATCCCGCCAACCCGGTGCTGGAGCCCGCGCTGATCGAAGCGCTTCGCAATGCCTGGGGCGGTGATGAGGCGGTGTGGCTGGCGCTGGGAGTGGCAGCAGAATTTCCGCTGAAGCAGATGCCGGACAACCGCTGGGACGTCTGGGCGGATCTGCAAGGCATGGGCGTGGATCTGGTCATTCAGCCAAGCGCCGGGCGCAGGAAGAAGATGCTGCTGGCGGACATGGATTCGACCATGATCCAGCAGGAATGCATTGACGAGCTGGCCGAGGAGGCAGGCGTTGGCGCGCGGGTGAAGGACATCACCGCGCGGGCGATGAACGGCGAGCTGGATTTCGAAGGCGCGCTGACAGAGCGGGTCGGGCTGCTGAAGGGGCTGCCGGAGACGGTGATCGCCAAGGTGCTGGATGAGCGCATTACCCTGATGCCCGGCGGCAAGCAGCTGCTGGCGACGATGAAGGCGGATGGCGCCTATGCGGCGCTGGTTTCCGGCGGCTTCACGGCGTTTACCGCACGGGTGGCGGCAGAGTTGGGTTTTGACGAGAACCGCGCCAACACGCTGCTGACCGAGGACGGCAAGCTGACCGGCGAGGCGGGACGGCCGATCCTGGGGCGGGAGGCCAAGGTGGAGGCGCTGGAGCAGATCTCAGCCCGGCTTGGTATCGCGGAGGCGGATGTTATTGCGGTGGGCGACGGTGCAAATGACCTGGGGATGCTTCAGCGCGCGGGCGCGGGCGTGGCGCTGCATGCCAAGCCCTCAGTCGCGGCGGAATGCGAGATCCGCATCAACCACGGCGACCTGACGGCGCTGCTGTATATCCAGGGCTATGCCCAGGACGAGTTCAAGGGCTGA